One Alligator mississippiensis isolate rAllMis1 chromosome 1, rAllMis1, whole genome shotgun sequence genomic window carries:
- the LOC132249597 gene encoding olfactory receptor 51E1-like has protein sequence MPAFNSSIFTKANFILVGIPGLREAHFWLAFPLCLLYLFAVLGNCTVMYIIKVEQSLHEPMYLFLCMLAAIDILISTSTMPKMMDLFWFDSLTIDFNACLIQMFCIHSLSGMESTVLLAMAFDRYVAICCPLRHGAILTNSRIAKIGLAAVIRGAALMAPLPIFIKRLPFCRSRVLSHSYCLHQDVMKLACADIRVNIVYGLIVIISAIGLDSLLICLSYIFILRAAFSLSREARLKALGTCISHICAVLLFYVPFIGLSMVHRFGNINGSVVHIVMANIHLLVPPVLNPIVYGVKTKQIRQRIMRLFQRARRWDHSPGQVHNRSEKH, from the coding sequence ATGCCAGCTTTCAACAGCAGTATCTTCACGAAAGCCAACTTCATCCTTGTTGGCATCCCCGGATTGCGAGAAGCTCATTTCTGGTTGGCCTTCCCACTGTGCTTACTGTACCTATTTGCTGTCCTAGGGAACTGCACTGTTATGTATATCATTAAAGTTGAGCAAAGCCTCCATGAGCCCATGTACCTTTTCCTTTGCATGCTCGCTGCCATTGATATACTGATATCCACGTCCACCATGCCCAAAATGATGGACCTATTCTGGTTCGACTCTCTCACCATTGATTTCAATGCCTGTCTCATCCAGATGTTTTGCATCCATTCTCTCTCCGGCATGGAGTCCACCGTCTTGTTAGCCATGGCTTTTGATCGCTATGTAGCCATCTGCTGCCCCTTGCGGCATGGAGCTATCCTCACAAACTCCAGGATAGCCAAGATAGGACTGGCAGCAGTCATTCGAGGAGCTGCCCTGATGGCCCCCTTACCCATTTTTATTAAAAGGCTTCCCTTCTGTAGGTCCAGAGTCCTTTCCCATTCCTACTGCTTGCATCAAGACGTCATGAAACTGGCCTGTGCTGACATAAGGGTGAATATCGTATACGGCTTAATCGTGATCATTTCTGCCATTGGACTGGACTCACTCCTGATCTGCCTATCTTACATCTTCATTCTCCGGGCTGCCTTCAGTTTGAGCCGGGAGGCACGGCTCAAGGCACTGGGCACTTGTATCTCCCACATCTGTGCCGTCCTCTTGTTCTACGTGCCATTCATTGGCTTGTCAATGGTGCACAGGTTTGGGAACATAAACGGTTCAGTTGTCCATATAGTGATGGCCAACATCCACTTGCTGGTGCCCCCCGTGCTCAACCCAATAGTGTATGGGGTGAAAACCAAGCAGATCCGTCAAAGGATCATGAGGCTGTTCCAAAGAGCAAGGAGATGGGACCATTCACCCGGCCAGGTGCACAACCGCTCTGAAAAACACTAG
- the LOC132250338 gene encoding olfactory receptor 51E2-like, translating to MPSHNTTNLSPSTFILVGIPGLESGNFWMAFVLCSLYIMAVAGNSAVLFIVKMEKSLHIPMYFFLCMLAAIDLVLSTATVPKLLSLYWSDMREISFGACLIQMFLVHSLSAVESSVLLAMALDRYVAICHPLRHASIFTNAVTAKIGLVAMARGVMFFLPLPLLILNLPFCGSKVLSHSYCLHQDVMNLACAGTTPNVVYGLTAILLVMGLDSLLIFLSYILIIHTVLQLASSKERLKAFSTCVAHICVVLAFYVPLIGLSVVHRLQNGHSPLIHVIMGNVYILMPPVLNPIIYGVRTKEIQRRILKLFRMESYGAAQ from the coding sequence ATGCCCTCCCACAACACTACCAACCTAAGCCCATCTACCTTCATCTTGGTCGGCATCCCTGGGCTGGAGTCTGGCAATTTCTGGATGGCATTCGTGCTCTGCTCTCTGTACATCATGGCGGTGGCAGGCAACAGTGCGGTGCTCTTCATCGTGAAGATGGAGAAAAGCCTACACATCCCTATGTATTTTTTCCTGTGCATGCTTGCTGCCATTGACCTGGTGCTGTCCACCGCTACCGTGCCCAAACTCCTCTCCCTCTATTGGTCTGACATGAGGGAAATCAGCTTTGGTGCCTGCCTCATCCAGATGTTCCttgtccacagcctctctgctgTTGAGTCCTCTGTCCTGCTGGCCATGGCCTTAGATCGGTACGTGGCCATCTGCCACCCTCTGAGGCATGCATCCATCTTCACCAATGCGGTGACAGCAAAGATTGGGCTGGTGGCCATGGCCAGGGGGGTGATGTTCTTTCTCCCACTACCTCTGCTCATTCTGAACCTGCCATTCTGCGGGTCCAAAGTCCTGTCCCACTCATACTGTCTGCACCAGGATGTCATGAACCTGGCCTGTGCCGGCACCACTCCCAATGTTGTGTATGGCCTGACCGCCATCCTCCTGGTGATGGGGCTGGACTCATTGCTCATCTTCCTGTCCTACATCCTCATCATCCACACGGTTCTGCAGCTGGCCTCCAGCAAGGAGCGGCTCAAGGCCTTCAGCACTTGCGTGGCCCACATCTGTGTGGTGCTAGCCTTCTACGTGCCGCTGATTGGGCTCTCTGTGGTGCACCGGTTACAGAATGGCCACTCACCGCTGATCCATGTGATCATGGGGAATGTCTACATCTTAATGCCACCTGTGCTCAACCCCATTATCTATGGGGTGAGGACCAAGGAAATCCAGAGACGGATCCTGAAGCTCTTTAGGATGGAGAGCTATGGGGCAGCTCAGTGA